The genomic stretch GTTCACGAGTTCGACGAGCGGCGCGCCTACGATGCCGCGTACGCCAACGAGAGTTCCGGCTACATGGACCGGGAGCGGCTCTTCGAGGTGGTGGGCCGCGCACTGCGGCCGGGCGGCTGGTTCGGCATCCAGGAGCACTTCGTGTGCCGCCCCGAGTGGACCGAGTTCATCGACGGCTACTACAAGACCCGGCTGGGCACCCTCACCGAGTACATCACCGCCGCGCGTGCCGCGGGGTTCGAGCTGGAGCAGGACGAGGACGTCACCGACCGGGTGACGGAGTTCTGGGTGCAGTCGATGGCCTGGAACACCGCCGAGCTGGACCGGGTGGAGCGCGCCGCCGCGGCCGGCGGCGACCCAGCGCAGCCGCCCTCGGCCTGGTCCCGGGACCGGCTGCGGGAGTCGACCATCGCGCACGGCAAGCTCTTCCGGATCTGGCGCGACCACGCGATGGAGACCCGGCTGCTGCTCTTCCGCCTGAAGAGGAGCTGACGCGATGTCCGCCGAACCCCTCACCCGCCCCGCGGCCGGCCCCGACGGCCCCGCCGGTCCGGACGTGTCGCAGACCGCCGCCCGGCCCTCCCGGATCGGGCAGCTTCCCCCCTTCTACAGCCCGTTCAACGAGTACCTCGTCCACCCGCGGGCCGCGGAGGTCGCCGAGCGGGCCGTGGCGTGGACCGACCGGTTCGGGATCTACCCCGACGCCGCCGAGCGCGCCTGGGGCCTGGCCACGCACAGCGCCGACTTCTCCTGCCGGATCATCCCCGGCGGCGACGTCGAGCCGCTGGTGCTGTTCGCGCAGTGGAACTACTGGGCCAACGCCGTCGACGACTGGCAGGACTCCGCCGACACGCCGGTGAGCACCGCCGCCATCACCGACCACAGCGTGCGGCTGGCCCGCGCGCTGGAGGCCCCCGGCTCGGCCATGCTGCCGCCCGGTCCGCTGACCACCGCCCTCGACGACCTGGTGGCACGCACCCGCGCCGCACTCACCCCGTTCCAGCTGCGCCGGTTCACCGAGGGCGCGCGCGACTGGCTGCTCGGCGCCGGCTGGCAGACCGCCAACTCCGAACGCGGGGTGATGCCCTCGCTGGCCGACTTCACCTCCGCCTGCGCCCTCGCCAACGGCACCCGGTTCTCCCTCACCTGGTCCGACGCCGCCCACGGCATCCACCTGCCGCCGGACACGCTGTACTCCGCGCCGGTCCAGGTCCTCACCGACGCCGCCGGGTTCGTCGTCTCGGCCGACAACGACCTCTTCTCGTACGACAAGGACGACGACCAGGAGCCCTGGGAGCAGAACCTCGTCAACGTCGTCGCCGCCGAGTACGGCTGCACCCCGGCGGAGGCGGTGCCGTACGCCGTGGCGCTGCGGGACCGGGTCCAGGCGTTCATGGTGCGGCTGCGGGAGCAGGTCGCCCGCACGGCCGACGAGCCGTTGCGCCGCTACCTCGACACGCTCGGCTACTACGTGTCCGGGAGCATCGAATGGCAGTCACGGGCCCCGCGTTACGCCAGCCCGCGCAACCGCAACCCCTGGCCGGTGGAGGGCTCCCGTATCCCCGTCACCTACCGCGACACCCCGAGCGACCCCGACCCGGGGCCGCCGCCCCTGCCGGTGTTCGCCTGGTGGTGGCACCAGCTGACGAACTGACCTCCGAACCCGGCGGCCTCACGGAGCCGGGGCAGGACGGCGAAGGGGCCGCGCACCCACCGGTGCGCGGCCCCTTCGCCGTCCTGCCCGCCGTATCCGCCGCTCAGCGCGCGCCGAACATCCGGCGCCACCACGGACGGTCCGGGGTCGGCGCGGGGACCCCGGCCACCGGCGCCGACTCGACCCGCGGCGCGGGGACACGGGCCGCCGGCGGCAGCGGGGCCGAAGCGGGCTGCTCCGGCTCGGCCGAGTCCTCCTCCTGCGGCCGCGGCGAGCGCGGGCTGAACGTCACCGGCAGCGCCTCCAGCTGCTGGAACATCAGCGAGCCCTGGCGCACCAGCTCGTCCTCCGGCACCGCCAGCTCCAGGTCCGGCAGCCGGGTCAGCAGCACCTCGATGCCCGTGTCGGCGATGGCCCGGCCGATGTCCTGGCCCGGGCACTCGTGCGGCCCGGCGCTGAAGGCCAGGTGCGCCCGGTTGCCGTGCACCGGCGCCGCGAGGTCCGGGCGGATCTCCGGGTCCGGGTCCACGTTGCCCGCCGCCAGGCCGAGCAGCAGCATGTCGCCGGCCCTGATCTGCTGGCCGCCCAGCACCGTGTCGCCGGTCGCCCAGCGGCCCAGCACCGTGTTGATCGGCGGCCGGTCCCACAGCACCTGCTCCAGCGCGTCCGGCAGCGTCATGTGGCCGCCGGAGAGGTTGGCGCGGAAGCGCTGGTCGGTGAGGACCATCCGCAGCGTGTTGGCGATCAGGTTCGCGG from Actinacidiphila yeochonensis CN732 encodes the following:
- a CDS encoding SAM-dependent methyltransferase, whose amino-acid sequence is MDSSALIHPTGTGREFDESQVPLYYSRKTADIIHKYGPGPRVHFHVGLFEPAARLNTTVSQTVIKRRIAASQEAIIDHAARTWGAADMPPGRLLDVGCGVGGGSLYWAQEHGAHVTGLTVAPEHVSVIEEFAQQGGVSHLVTPRHADVHEFDERRAYDAAYANESSGYMDRERLFEVVGRALRPGGWFGIQEHFVCRPEWTEFIDGYYKTRLGTLTEYITAARAAGFELEQDEDVTDRVTEFWVQSMAWNTAELDRVERAAAAGGDPAQPPSAWSRDRLRESTIAHGKLFRIWRDHAMETRLLLFRLKRS
- a CDS encoding terpene synthase family protein codes for the protein MSAEPLTRPAAGPDGPAGPDVSQTAARPSRIGQLPPFYSPFNEYLVHPRAAEVAERAVAWTDRFGIYPDAAERAWGLATHSADFSCRIIPGGDVEPLVLFAQWNYWANAVDDWQDSADTPVSTAAITDHSVRLARALEAPGSAMLPPGPLTTALDDLVARTRAALTPFQLRRFTEGARDWLLGAGWQTANSERGVMPSLADFTSACALANGTRFSLTWSDAAHGIHLPPDTLYSAPVQVLTDAAGFVVSADNDLFSYDKDDDQEPWEQNLVNVVAAEYGCTPAEAVPYAVALRDRVQAFMVRLREQVARTADEPLRRYLDTLGYYVSGSIEWQSRAPRYASPRNRNPWPVEGSRIPVTYRDTPSDPDPGPPPLPVFAWWWHQLTN